One stretch of Thalassovita sp. DNA includes these proteins:
- a CDS encoding ornithine cyclodeaminase family protein (cyclodeaminase), producing the protein MIPFFGPEAIRPYLDIESLVPTAERAFCAISDGTAQAPVYVLHPNDLADIHVKSASLPDCPIFTVKMAGWSQVLADRGEAASSGLIAVFDSETCRPLAILQDDHLISDYRTAAAGALVAKLLAPEDATSALIVGSGTQARLQAEALMMVRPIKFLRIWGRSDTAVERLVRDLQHSFPSVEILKTGDLPSAVKQSDVIVTTTGAKEPLIRAEWVRQGQHITSVGSDDTTKCEIDPAILKNAHVYVDAVESALKYGAPSRAIAKGLLCKANLAELGLLIGSAGKSQVDTTVACLSGLGVQDLTAVNGFWDKLISSK; encoded by the coding sequence ATGATCCCGTTCTTCGGCCCCGAAGCTATCCGGCCATATCTGGATATCGAAAGCTTGGTCCCAACAGCGGAGAGGGCCTTCTGCGCGATATCCGACGGAACTGCTCAAGCTCCGGTCTATGTGCTGCACCCCAACGATCTGGCTGACATCCACGTCAAGTCTGCCAGTTTGCCGGACTGTCCTATTTTTACAGTGAAGATGGCTGGTTGGTCACAAGTCTTGGCAGATCGAGGCGAAGCAGCGTCGAGCGGACTAATTGCTGTATTCGATAGTGAGACTTGTAGGCCTCTAGCCATATTGCAAGACGATCATTTGATCTCAGACTACCGAACCGCTGCTGCCGGAGCTTTGGTTGCGAAATTACTTGCGCCTGAAGATGCGACTTCGGCGCTGATTGTTGGGTCGGGGACGCAGGCGCGTTTGCAAGCCGAAGCACTTATGATGGTTCGCCCGATCAAATTCTTGCGTATATGGGGTCGTTCAGACACCGCCGTCGAGAGACTCGTGCGAGACCTCCAACATAGTTTTCCGAGCGTCGAAATCCTCAAAACCGGAGACCTGCCTTCCGCTGTCAAGCAATCGGATGTCATTGTAACAACTACCGGCGCAAAAGAACCTTTGATCCGCGCAGAATGGGTTAGACAAGGACAACACATAACCTCAGTTGGCTCTGACGACACAACCAAGTGTGAAATTGATCCGGCCATACTGAAGAATGCACATGTCTATGTCGATGCTGTCGAGTCCGCGCTCAAATACGGCGCACCCAGCCGCGCCATTGCAAAAGGTTTGCTGTGCAAGGCCAATCTCGCCGAACTTGGCTTGCTGATTGGAAGTGCGGGCAAAAGCCAAGTCGACACGACGGTGGCGTGCCTATCAGGGTTGGGAGTTCAAGATTTGACTGCTGTGAATGGGTTCTGGGATAAGCTCATTAGCTCAAAATAG
- a CDS encoding metalloregulator ArsR/SmtB family transcription factor, producing MNSYSDRVFLSMAQNFSALAHENRIRILHWLSEPERHFPPQVDGDLIDDGVCVGFITEKIGLKQPTVTNHMRILQEAGLVESKKIKNWVFYKLQRERVNRILTDVSVLTGSGHST from the coding sequence ATGAACAGCTATTCAGATCGAGTTTTTTTGTCAATGGCACAGAACTTCAGCGCGCTTGCACATGAGAACCGCATTCGCATTCTTCATTGGCTGTCTGAGCCCGAACGCCATTTTCCGCCACAGGTGGATGGCGACCTAATCGATGATGGCGTCTGCGTCGGTTTTATCACTGAGAAAATAGGCCTCAAGCAGCCGACAGTGACTAACCACATGAGGATCCTTCAAGAGGCGGGCTTGGTTGAAAGCAAGAAGATCAAGAACTGGGTTTTCTACAAACTGCAAAGAGAGCGGGTCAACCGAATTCTAACAGACGTGAGCGTATTGACCGGGAGCGGACACTCAACTTGA
- a CDS encoding PhzF family phenazine biosynthesis protein — translation MSSVSQIYNYVHCDVFATEPYSGNSLAVFTGSKGLEGEQMLTITQELRHFESIFLSETNDRISARVFDLFEELPFAGHPIIGAACTLHKQSGADFKRIWTIELKGGRSVQVVTEHHEGRYFGTLDQGRPEMLNVVDVTPELYRAFNLDALPNLPMEVISTGLKYLVVPVDGGLAEARITVPDLEERLKRVGAEFAYLFDINSFEGRHWNNDGIMEDVATGSAAGVVGAYALKHGLVRPGEAFVLKQGHFMGRPSEIVVTPFGARDDIERVTVAGEVAFVGKGEVIAP, via the coding sequence ATGTCATCAGTCAGTCAAATCTACAACTACGTTCATTGCGATGTCTTTGCGACCGAACCCTATTCCGGCAATAGCCTTGCAGTATTTACGGGCAGCAAAGGGTTAGAAGGTGAACAAATGTTGACCATCACCCAAGAGCTTCGACACTTCGAGTCAATCTTCCTAAGCGAAACGAATGACCGGATTTCTGCCCGGGTCTTTGATCTGTTCGAAGAGCTGCCATTTGCCGGACACCCCATCATCGGTGCGGCTTGTACACTACATAAGCAATCAGGTGCTGACTTCAAACGCATCTGGACCATTGAACTCAAAGGTGGGCGGAGCGTTCAGGTTGTCACTGAACATCACGAGGGCCGTTACTTCGGTACACTGGATCAAGGGCGTCCAGAGATGCTGAACGTCGTAGACGTAACCCCAGAGCTTTACCGTGCGTTCAATTTAGATGCTCTGCCCAATCTACCGATGGAAGTCATTTCCACTGGTTTGAAATATCTGGTTGTTCCGGTTGACGGTGGCTTGGCCGAAGCCCGCATCACAGTGCCGGACCTCGAGGAACGACTGAAAAGAGTTGGTGCCGAATTCGCTTATCTCTTCGATATCAACTCATTTGAGGGGCGGCATTGGAACAACGACGGGATAATGGAAGATGTCGCGACCGGAAGCGCCGCAGGTGTAGTTGGTGCATACGCGTTGAAACACGGGCTTGTGAGACCAGGCGAGGCCTTCGTGCTGAAACAAGGGCACTTCATGGGAAGGCCCAGTGAGATAGTTGTAACCCCTTTTGGGGCGCGGGACGACATCGAGCGAGTGACCGTCGCTGGCGAGGTCGCATTTGTAGGCAAAGGCGAGGTCATAGCTCCATGA
- a CDS encoding helix-turn-helix transcriptional regulator codes for MTEVLINPQRLKTVRKARKVGRAKLAKGTRLTERQLTKLETAKAPIAVSELALDRMAHVLQIPVQALTGDLPLIEDDLKPVEKTCTSGCCG; via the coding sequence ATGACCGAAGTTTTGATTAACCCGCAGCGTCTGAAAACCGTCCGCAAAGCACGCAAAGTTGGCCGGGCGAAACTGGCCAAGGGCACACGGCTGACAGAACGCCAGCTGACCAAGCTGGAAACCGCAAAGGCACCGATTGCCGTGTCTGAACTGGCGCTGGACCGGATGGCCCATGTGCTGCAGATCCCGGTGCAGGCGCTGACCGGGGATTTGCCGCTGATTGAGGACGACCTGAAACCGGTTGAGAAAACCTGCACCAGCGGCTGCTGCGGCTAA
- a CDS encoding methyl-accepting chemotaxis protein: MKVTIKTRLSLTLMALTAIIAGIGLLSVVEMRKMNETKELIVARNFQALQEVEELANVHERIQTRIRDYLLVEGRKERKAIKTELKEMTKARKEQVATATELHQGFALSDGITEEQIANIGEKSAEYAEGEDATSVKAEHELAMLTFLKEYAAISKKIDRVNRNVMQMLGVGGASIAANLLREDNAKNYARMSALVDETVAKEKVLLEHALAEASSAYKTTQQILLASIGIGVLIAIIMGQGIVNALSRGMKQAIKLSSEVANGDLSHTVEHKQRNELGDLLDNLNDMVTNLRGVVSNVSEGARYVSTGASQMAEASVGIADGGSKQAGATEDVSASVEEMTANISQTAENAVETEKMALASAEEARNSGDAVKEAMTSLNTIIDRINVVQEIARQTDLLALNAAVEAARAGEHGRGFSVVASEVRKLAERSQEAAGEISALSSGTQGAAEKAMKMLEGLVPNIERTAELVSNISNANSEISQGMSQINHAITSLDDVTQENNAASEEMSATAEELAAQAQSLTDTVRYFQLEKDEEGDLAERLSQPAEDQAEGTDAAESVAEEAEVAEVAEETISIDLSLDDFDGDDEVDFTPSNTKAA, from the coding sequence ATGAAAGTAACAATTAAGACGCGGCTTTCGCTGACCTTGATGGCGCTGACGGCCATTATCGCCGGGATTGGGCTGCTGTCCGTTGTTGAGATGCGCAAGATGAACGAGACGAAAGAGCTGATCGTCGCGCGCAACTTCCAGGCGTTGCAGGAAGTAGAAGAGCTGGCCAATGTGCATGAGCGCATCCAGACACGGATCCGCGACTATCTGTTGGTCGAAGGTCGCAAAGAACGCAAGGCGATCAAGACTGAACTCAAAGAAATGACCAAAGCCCGAAAAGAGCAGGTTGCGACGGCAACCGAGCTGCACCAAGGCTTTGCGCTGTCTGACGGGATCACGGAAGAACAGATCGCCAATATTGGCGAAAAATCTGCTGAATATGCTGAAGGCGAAGACGCGACTAGCGTGAAAGCGGAGCATGAGCTGGCGATGCTGACTTTCCTGAAGGAATATGCCGCGATCTCCAAAAAGATCGACCGGGTGAACCGGAACGTGATGCAGATGCTGGGTGTTGGTGGTGCGTCCATCGCGGCCAACCTTCTGCGCGAAGACAACGCCAAAAACTATGCCCGTATGAGCGCCTTGGTGGATGAGACCGTCGCAAAGGAAAAGGTGCTGCTGGAGCACGCCCTTGCCGAAGCGTCGAGCGCCTATAAGACCACGCAGCAGATTTTGCTGGCCTCTATCGGTATTGGTGTTCTGATCGCAATCATCATGGGTCAGGGCATTGTAAATGCATTGAGCCGTGGCATGAAACAGGCGATCAAACTGTCAAGCGAAGTTGCCAATGGCGATCTGAGCCACACGGTGGAGCATAAGCAGCGCAATGAATTGGGCGACCTGCTGGACAACCTGAACGATATGGTCACCAACCTGCGCGGCGTGGTGTCAAACGTCTCTGAAGGCGCGCGTTATGTTTCGACCGGTGCCAGCCAGATGGCCGAAGCCTCGGTCGGGATTGCGGATGGCGGTTCCAAACAGGCAGGCGCTACCGAAGATGTTTCGGCCTCGGTTGAGGAAATGACCGCCAACATCAGCCAGACCGCTGAAAACGCTGTTGAAACCGAGAAGATGGCGCTGGCTTCGGCCGAAGAAGCGCGCAACTCGGGCGATGCGGTGAAAGAGGCGATGACCAGCCTGAACACCATCATCGACCGCATCAACGTGGTGCAGGAAATCGCCCGTCAGACCGACCTCCTGGCGCTGAACGCCGCGGTTGAGGCCGCACGTGCCGGTGAACATGGCCGTGGCTTCTCGGTGGTGGCATCGGAAGTGCGCAAGCTGGCCGAACGCTCGCAAGAGGCGGCTGGTGAGATCTCGGCGCTCTCCTCGGGCACGCAGGGCGCGGCTGAGAAGGCGATGAAGATGCTGGAAGGCCTGGTGCCGAACATCGAACGCACCGCCGAGCTGGTCTCGAACATCTCCAACGCCAACAGCGAGATTTCGCAGGGCATGAGCCAGATCAACCACGCGATCACCAGCCTGGATGATGTGACCCAGGAGAACAACGCAGCCTCCGAGGAAATGTCAGCCACCGCCGAAGAACTGGCCGCTCAGGCGCAGAGCCTGACCGACACGGTCCGCTACTTCCAGCTGGAAAAGGATGAAGAGGGCGATCTTGCCGAACGCCTCAGCCAGCCGGCGGAAGATCAGGCCGAAGGTACTGATGCCGCTGAAAGTGTTGCGGAGGAGGCCGAGGTCGCTGAGGTGGCGGAAGAGACGATCTCCATCGATCTGTCGCTGGATGATTTTGACGGTGATGATGAGGTCGATTTCACCCCGTCAAACACCAAAGCCGCCTGA
- a CDS encoding methyl-accepting chemotaxis protein produces MTIKSRLSLTFVLLSALFIGIGALALYELRQVQMRGEQIVKNDVATLQKIDSLADVQAKIQTSIRNYMLVDDKDLRKTLKAELAELKKTQEQLIEDANVVAYGSPEDAAAEAGATDAATDAAPAEGEAAAEETAVVEPKDAVMAEFLTRYVELKSESERVNKKVMNVLMFGSKDMAATILVNEAAKVDAGMTEILTKVEAEKNAAMDAAVVEAQAIYDQAFMIISAMIASALVISLIAAWGILSALSRGFKLAIGLSKDVADGNLSKTAEHKEKGELADLLDNLNDMVTNLRGVVSNVSEGARYVSTGASQMAEASVGIADGGSKQAGATEDVSASVEEMTANISQTAENAVETEKMALASAEEARNSGDAVKEAMTSLNTIIDRINVVQEIARQTDLLALNAAVEAARAGEHGRGFSVVASEVRKLAERSQEAAGEISALSSGTQGAAEKAMKMLEGLVPNIERTAELVSNISNANSEISQGMSQINHAITSLDDVTQENNAASEEMSATAEELAAQAQTLSDTVGAFRLDSDSAEKVSVAKEVEAALVAEASAEEAAPVADEPVIDLSLDDFDGDDDADFIPSKDKAA; encoded by the coding sequence ATGACCATTAAATCCCGTCTTTCTCTGACTTTTGTTCTGTTGTCCGCCCTGTTCATCGGTATCGGTGCGCTGGCGCTTTATGAACTCCGTCAGGTCCAGATGCGTGGTGAGCAGATCGTTAAGAACGATGTCGCCACCCTGCAGAAAATTGATAGCCTTGCCGATGTGCAGGCGAAAATCCAAACCAGCATCCGCAATTACATGCTGGTGGATGACAAAGATCTCCGCAAAACCTTGAAGGCTGAACTGGCTGAGTTGAAAAAGACTCAGGAACAGCTGATTGAGGACGCCAATGTTGTGGCCTACGGCAGCCCCGAAGACGCGGCTGCCGAAGCTGGTGCGACTGACGCGGCCACCGATGCAGCCCCGGCAGAAGGCGAAGCCGCCGCAGAAGAGACGGCCGTTGTGGAGCCGAAAGACGCTGTAATGGCTGAATTCCTGACCCGCTACGTTGAGCTGAAATCGGAATCCGAGCGGGTGAACAAGAAGGTGATGAACGTTCTTATGTTCGGCTCCAAGGACATGGCAGCTACCATTCTGGTGAACGAAGCCGCCAAGGTGGACGCCGGTATGACCGAAATCCTGACCAAGGTGGAAGCTGAAAAGAACGCTGCAATGGATGCAGCCGTTGTGGAAGCACAAGCGATCTACGACCAGGCCTTCATGATCATCTCGGCGATGATTGCTTCGGCCTTGGTGATCAGCCTGATCGCAGCATGGGGCATCCTGTCGGCATTGAGCCGCGGCTTCAAACTGGCGATTGGCCTCAGCAAAGATGTGGCGGATGGCAACCTGTCCAAAACCGCTGAGCACAAGGAAAAAGGCGAACTGGCAGATCTGCTGGACAACCTGAACGACATGGTCACCAACCTGCGCGGCGTGGTGTCAAACGTCTCTGAAGGCGCGCGTTATGTTTCGACCGGTGCCAGCCAGATGGCCGAAGCCTCGGTCGGGATTGCGGATGGCGGTTCCAAACAGGCAGGCGCTACCGAAGATGTTTCGGCCTCGGTTGAGGAAATGACCGCCAACATCAGCCAGACCGCTGAAAACGCTGTTGAAACCGAGAAGATGGCGCTGGCTTCGGCCGAAGAAGCGCGCAACTCGGGCGATGCGGTGAAAGAGGCGATGACCAGCCTGAACACCATCATCGACCGCATCAACGTGGTGCAGGAAATCGCCCGTCAGACCGACCTCCTGGCGCTGAACGCCGCGGTTGAGGCCGCACGTGCCGGTGAACATGGCCGTGGCTTCTCGGTGGTGGCATCGGAAGTGCGCAAGCTGGCCGAACGCTCGCAAGAGGCGGCTGGTGAGATCTCGGCGCTCTCCTCGGGCACGCAGGGCGCGGCTGAGAAGGCGATGAAGATGCTGGAAGGCCTGGTGCCGAACATCGAACGCACCGCCGAGCTGGTCTCGAACATCTCCAACGCCAACAGCGAGATTTCGCAGGGCATGAGCCAGATCAACCATGCGATCACCAGCCTGGATGATGTGACCCAGGAGAACAACGCAGCCTCCGAGGAAATGTCGGCCACCGCGGAAGAACTGGCCGCACAGGCGCAGACTCTGTCGGATACCGTGGGTGCCTTCCGTCTGGACAGCGACAGCGCTGAAAAGGTCTCGGTTGCCAAAGAGGTTGAGGCCGCTCTGGTGGCTGAGGCCTCGGCAGAAGAGGCAGCACCTGTTGCCGATGAGCCGGTGATCGATCTGTCGCTGGATGACTTTGACGGTGACGATGACGCTGACTTCATCCCGAGCAAAGACAAAGCGGCCTAA
- a CDS encoding NADP-dependent isocitrate dehydrogenase: MAENKSPDILYTIVDEAPELASASFLPIIRKFVSSAGITVGTPDISLAGRIIATFPENLTDAQRQSDDLAALGELVKTPDANVIKLPNISASVPQLVAAITELQGQGYNLPNYPEEPSTDEEKAVRARYDAIKGSAVNPVLREGNSDRRSAKAVKNFAQNNPHSMGEWVSDSKTKVSSMPGNDFYANEVSATITAAQAGDAKIEFVGKDGAVTVLKDAWPLAEGTVADATFMSAKALGAFLAEAIEDTKADGTMFSLHMKATMMKVSDPIIFGHAVKAWLAPVFEKFGDEMAALGVNPNSGMGDLLDRVAGNADIMAAIDAVNADRPAMYMVDSDKGITNLHVPSDVIIDASMPAVIRAGGKGWDGEGKKGDTNCVIPDRCYASIYDESINFFKANGALDVTKAGSVANVGLMAQKAEEYGSHPTTFEAPADGTIRVVLANGETLHSHEVETGDIWRSCTVKKAPIENWIELAMDRQRLTGSEAIFWLDEKRAHDAELIKYVKPALEAAGKADLFQIMAPRQATAQSLKTITAGNDSIAITGNVLRDYLTDLFPILELGTSAKMLSIVKLMQGGGLFETGAGGSAPKHVQQLVEENHLRWDSMGEFCALGESLNFLADVKGNAKAGVLGVAAEAATQGILDDNRSPSRKVGQPDNRDSHYWFARYWADALAAQSDDADLAAEFAPVAKALAEGEAAILGEFAAAQGPAAEIGGYYRPSVELKAKVMRPSATLNAIIDG, translated from the coding sequence ATGGCTGAAAACAAGTCGCCCGACATTCTGTATACAATTGTAGACGAAGCGCCCGAGCTGGCCTCCGCCTCGTTCCTGCCGATCATCCGCAAGTTCGTTTCCTCGGCCGGTATCACCGTGGGCACCCCTGACATTTCGCTGGCTGGCCGCATCATCGCGACCTTCCCTGAGAACCTGACCGACGCACAGCGTCAGTCCGACGATCTGGCCGCACTGGGCGAGCTGGTGAAAACCCCGGACGCCAACGTCATCAAACTGCCCAACATCTCGGCCTCGGTGCCGCAGCTGGTGGCCGCGATCACCGAACTGCAGGGCCAGGGCTACAACCTGCCGAACTACCCCGAAGAGCCGTCGACCGACGAAGAAAAGGCCGTGCGTGCCCGTTATGACGCCATCAAAGGCTCTGCGGTGAACCCGGTTCTGCGCGAAGGCAACTCGGACCGTCGTTCGGCTAAAGCGGTGAAGAACTTCGCCCAGAACAACCCGCATTCGATGGGGGAATGGGTTTCGGACAGCAAGACCAAAGTGTCGAGCATGCCGGGCAACGATTTCTACGCCAACGAAGTGTCCGCCACCATCACTGCGGCGCAGGCCGGTGACGCGAAGATCGAATTTGTCGGCAAAGACGGCGCCGTGACCGTGCTGAAAGACGCCTGGCCGCTGGCCGAAGGCACCGTTGCTGACGCAACCTTCATGTCCGCCAAAGCGCTGGGGGCTTTCCTGGCTGAAGCGATTGAAGACACCAAAGCCGACGGCACCATGTTCTCGCTGCACATGAAGGCCACCATGATGAAGGTTTCAGACCCGATCATCTTTGGTCACGCGGTTAAGGCCTGGCTGGCGCCCGTGTTTGAAAAGTTCGGTGACGAAATGGCCGCGCTGGGTGTGAACCCCAACTCGGGCATGGGCGATCTGCTGGACCGTGTTGCTGGCAACGCCGACATCATGGCCGCCATCGACGCTGTGAACGCTGACCGTCCGGCCATGTATATGGTCGACAGCGACAAGGGCATCACCAACCTGCACGTACCGTCCGATGTGATCATCGACGCCTCGATGCCGGCCGTGATCCGCGCCGGCGGCAAAGGCTGGGACGGCGAAGGCAAAAAGGGTGACACCAACTGTGTGATCCCCGATCGTTGCTACGCCTCGATCTATGACGAAAGCATCAACTTCTTCAAAGCCAACGGCGCGCTGGACGTGACCAAGGCGGGTTCGGTGGCCAACGTTGGTCTGATGGCCCAGAAAGCCGAAGAATACGGTTCGCACCCGACCACCTTTGAAGCACCGGCAGACGGCACCATTCGTGTGGTTCTGGCCAATGGTGAGACGCTGCACAGCCACGAGGTGGAAACCGGCGACATCTGGCGCTCCTGCACCGTGAAGAAAGCCCCGATTGAGAACTGGATCGAACTGGCGATGGACCGTCAGCGTCTGACCGGGTCTGAGGCGATCTTCTGGCTGGACGAAAAACGCGCCCATGATGCTGAGCTGATCAAATACGTGAAGCCCGCACTGGAAGCTGCTGGCAAAGCAGATCTTTTCCAGATCATGGCGCCGCGTCAGGCAACCGCCCAGTCGCTGAAAACCATCACCGCAGGCAACGACAGCATCGCCATCACCGGCAACGTGCTGCGTGACTACCTGACCGACCTGTTCCCGATCCTGGAACTGGGCACCTCGGCCAAGATGCTGTCGATCGTGAAGCTGATGCAGGGCGGTGGTCTGTTTGAGACCGGCGCGGGCGGCTCGGCGCCGAAACACGTGCAGCAGCTGGTGGAAGAAAACCACCTGCGCTGGGACTCGATGGGTGAGTTCTGTGCACTGGGTGAATCGCTGAACTTCCTCGCCGACGTCAAAGGCAACGCCAAAGCCGGCGTGCTGGGTGTCGCGGCCGAAGCGGCCACCCAAGGCATCCTGGACGACAATCGCAGCCCCTCGCGCAAGGTTGGTCAGCCTGACAACCGTGACAGCCACTACTGGTTCGCCCGCTACTGGGCTGACGCGCTGGCGGCACAGTCTGACGACGCCGATCTGGCGGCTGAGTTCGCACCGGTTGCCAAAGCCCTGGCCGAAGGCGAAGCCGCCATCCTGGGTGAGTTCGCTGCCGCGCAAGGCCCGGCTGCCGAAATCGGTGGTTACTACCGCCCCAGCGTTGAGCTGAAAGCCAAAGTGATGCGCCCCTCGGCCACGCTGAACGCGATCATCGACGGTTAA
- a CDS encoding PaaX family transcriptional regulator C-terminal domain-containing protein: protein MSLDDAPLSPLMAPLLTAGPLKVWSVAVTILGDACQTPQDFILGRGLDHLMRPLGITNQALRVALHRLKRDGWVEAEKQGRSSAYRLTQQGWASTEGVRPRIYGADVPAQPVWMALAPPDLNSAEMEDLLPADALRLSPRSAILAGQPEGLEDWVLTPMQATPPKWLREALVPQELAQDYQTLAAACPDLMEAQALSEETQAVLRLLILHHWRRLRLRHGALPDLMLGREWSGAEAAQRIMPLLTALPRADLSRLNAA from the coding sequence ATGAGCCTTGATGACGCTCCCCTGTCGCCCTTGATGGCGCCGCTGCTGACTGCCGGGCCACTGAAGGTCTGGTCGGTCGCGGTCACCATTTTGGGGGATGCCTGTCAGACGCCGCAGGATTTCATTCTGGGCCGGGGTCTGGATCATCTGATGCGCCCCTTGGGGATCACCAATCAGGCGCTGCGCGTTGCGCTCCACCGGCTGAAACGTGACGGCTGGGTTGAGGCGGAAAAACAGGGCCGCAGTTCGGCCTATCGGCTGACGCAGCAGGGTTGGGCCTCCACCGAAGGGGTGCGGCCCCGGATCTATGGCGCCGATGTGCCTGCGCAACCGGTCTGGATGGCGCTGGCCCCGCCTGACCTCAACAGTGCTGAGATGGAAGATCTGCTGCCCGCTGACGCGCTGCGCCTCAGCCCGCGCAGTGCGATCCTGGCCGGGCAACCTGAGGGTTTGGAAGATTGGGTGCTGACCCCGATGCAAGCCACACCGCCCAAATGGCTGCGTGAGGCTTTGGTGCCGCAAGAATTGGCGCAGGATTATCAAACCCTTGCCGCCGCCTGCCCCGATCTGATGGAGGCGCAGGCCCTGTCTGAGGAAACGCAAGCCGTCTTACGGCTGTTGATCCTGCACCATTGGCGTCGCCTGCGGCTGCGTCACGGGGCCTTGCCGGATCTGATGCTGGGCCGCGAATGGTCGGGGGCTGAGGCTGCGCAGCGGATCATGCCGCTGCTGACCGCCCTGCCCCGCGCGGATCTAAGCCGCCTGAACGCCGCTTAA
- a CDS encoding HAMP domain-containing sensor histidine kinase, which yields MSLDADHRRRLEHASGLVRFLLPFSAAWALLSLFLSAYVSALGATIASLGFVFAILFERRIPSLWLRSIWLLTTDLGMFLATIATHPDSYTAFLLVFRATIPISVFSPKEPRLLRWGLVMTPILIWFATWWVGFQVLADFEIGEDLARRFFAPLTGISVFAILLFEFAYYDRLHQSQVADLEAAKRASDQANASKDRFLRSLTHDMRTPLHTITGYTDMLVDAAHAGEPVPADVVQARSTHVLAASHELLDMIDRGISLAALSGEGFDVKPETVMVQALMADLVQELAPRCEAAGLTLENRLPDDLFLVADPAYLAVALRQLIENALKFCPRGGTIWVEAGAEAKAGFVEIAVCDDGPGFPLGREDRAFDPFERLGHAMGEISGSGIGLSLVRAQIEAMAGHVGIDASYSDGARVWIRLPAATA from the coding sequence ATGAGTTTGGACGCAGATCATCGCAGACGATTGGAGCACGCCAGCGGGCTGGTGCGTTTCCTGCTGCCGTTCTCTGCGGCCTGGGCATTGCTGAGCCTCTTTCTGAGTGCTTATGTGTCCGCACTTGGGGCGACCATTGCCTCTCTTGGGTTTGTCTTCGCGATCCTGTTTGAACGGCGGATCCCGTCGCTCTGGCTGCGCAGCATCTGGCTGTTGACGACAGATCTGGGGATGTTTCTGGCCACCATCGCCACCCATCCGGACAGTTACACGGCCTTTCTGCTGGTGTTTCGTGCCACCATTCCAATCTCGGTCTTTTCCCCGAAGGAGCCGCGGCTCTTGCGTTGGGGGCTGGTGATGACGCCGATTTTGATCTGGTTCGCCACCTGGTGGGTTGGGTTTCAGGTGCTGGCGGACTTTGAAATTGGCGAAGATCTGGCGCGGCGGTTCTTTGCCCCGCTGACCGGCATATCGGTCTTTGCGATCCTGTTGTTTGAATTTGCCTATTATGACCGGCTGCATCAGTCGCAGGTGGCCGATCTGGAGGCCGCAAAACGCGCGTCAGATCAGGCGAATGCCTCCAAGGACCGGTTTTTGCGCTCCCTGACCCATGACATGCGCACGCCGTTGCACACGATCACGGGCTACACCGATATGCTGGTCGACGCCGCGCATGCAGGTGAACCGGTGCCCGCAGATGTGGTGCAGGCCCGCAGCACCCATGTTCTGGCGGCCAGCCATGAGCTGCTGGATATGATTGACCGTGGCATCAGCCTGGCGGCGCTGTCGGGCGAAGGCTTTGACGTGAAGCCCGAAACGGTGATGGTGCAGGCGCTGATGGCGGATCTGGTGCAGGAACTGGCACCGCGCTGTGAGGCCGCGGGGCTTACTTTGGAAAACCGCCTGCCTGACGACCTCTTCCTTGTGGCGGATCCGGCGTATCTGGCGGTCGCCTTGCGGCAGTTGATTGAAAACGCGCTGAAGTTTTGCCCGCGTGGCGGCACCATCTGGGTTGAGGCGGGCGCGGAGGCGAAAGCCGGTTTTGTTGAAATCGCCGTCTGTGATGATGGACCGGGATTTCCGCTCGGCCGTGAAGACCGGGCGTTTGATCCGTTTGAACGGCTGGGCCATGCCATGGGGGAAATCAGCGGGTCCGGCATTGGGCTGTCGCTGGTCCGCGCGCAGATCGAGGCGATGGCGGGCCATGTTGGGATCGATGCCTCCTACAGTGACGGCGCCCGTGTGTGGATCCGTCTGCCAGCAGCCACCGCCTAA